A portion of the Oncorhynchus gorbuscha isolate QuinsamMale2020 ecotype Even-year linkage group LG07, OgorEven_v1.0, whole genome shotgun sequence genome contains these proteins:
- the LOC124040087 gene encoding BTB/POZ domain-containing protein KCTD21-like: MLNLNSSDSNSNSLSDPVSLNVGGEIYTTTLDTLTHYRDSMLGAMFTGQISTLRDKRGNIFIDRDGKTFRYILNFLRFSSLDLPDGFSEMRLLRREADFFQIRPLLDEIQRHVEAGALSLRDAPRRALLLVDVDCQVRVLHFNLRRAPENYELHTCSVRILTAEIFCTWRTFLVLLCERFSYRTTQGLTSPLPSDRRYNRLKLEWVPRPDELPQDQYEKQRYRGLVISDSWATQTHFGDLCDAITPSRSPCEVKDMHRFLEELLTVSLAEGFRVDSVTPDSMDVLNCHTLQLVR, encoded by the exons ATGCTGAACCTAAACTCCTCGGACAGCAACAGTAACTCCTTGTCGGACCCCGTCTCTCTCAACGTTGGCGGTGAGATCTACACTACGACCCTGGACACTCTGACTCACTACCGAGACTCCATGCTGGGCGCCATGTTCACCGGACAGATCTCTACGCTTAGGGACAAACGCGGAAACATTTTCATCGACCGCGACGGGAAGACTTTCCGCTATATCCTGAACTTCCTACGTTTCAGCTCCCTGGACCTGCCGGACGGGTTCTCTGAGATGAGGCTGCTGAGGAGGGAAGCAGATTTCTTCCAGATACGCCCCCTACTGGATGAGATACAGCGGCACGTTGAGGCTGGAGCGCTCAGCCTGAGAGATGCACCCAGAAGAGCCTTGCTGCTGGTGGACGTGgactgccag GTGCGTGTGCTACACTTCAACCTTCGGCGTGCTCCCGAGAACTACGAACTCCACACATGCTCAGTGCGCATCCTCACCGCCGAAATCTTCTGCACCTGGCGTACCTTTCTGGTTCTCCTCTGTGAGCGTTTCTCTTACCGCACAACCCAGGGTCTTACTTCCCCCCTCCCCAGTGACCGGCGCTACAACCGTCTCAAACTGGAGTGGGTTCCCCGGCCAGACGAACTTCCCCAGGACCAGTATGAGAAACAGCGGTACAGAGGACTCGTCATCTCGGACTCTTGGGCCACACAGACCCACTTTGGTGACCTCTGTGATGCCATCACCCCTAGCCGCAGCCCATGTGAGGTCAAAGACATGCACAGGTTTTTGGAGGAGCTGCTCACGGTGTCTTTGGCAGAGGGTTTTAGGGTTGACTCGGTGACTCCTGACTCCATGGACGTTTTGAACTGCCATACTCTGCAGCTTGTACGGTAG